The Schistocerca gregaria isolate iqSchGreg1 unplaced genomic scaffold, iqSchGreg1.2 ptg000728l, whole genome shotgun sequence genome window below encodes:
- the LOC126320564 gene encoding epidermal growth factor receptor substrate 15 homolog, which translates to MSFQKTPGSFIPVDNTWTITEEVKQKSRQYFKSIDVQNSGFIDSNTAKYFFSLSGLTNAEITKIWSIAHISKDQKLDFCKFQVTMALVLAKLSGKEIPDQLPAPLLESINTNNGSSFIGTLPLSNSTEFAEGDSSRNTLLQDVPPISSGPDTNATGTTNRISGASENVNDVAKQLGNVNISPQMNNISGFNDPSSFAGFSQPQPASGQNFPEKLSSSVPTAVDHSAHENAGKDASENLIFAHTTDPKKHVHSSDNTLLTTAAHVPPSRQQIDEGPSRNLQPLDTLPNADSYTITPEQLIIYDWYFKRLDERNMGLVPKEAVRVFSSRLGLPDSIFASVWAIASVNRDVQFSNREFFIVFLHLVNLWRRGYKLPTQLPQQLANTLVMPNVNLYSSRHAKPFDLNYQKSNFEADALEAQKHDAKINSLTHEKDALMQEIRQQSTTNAFKIQKLDQIDQKNYNLKQNAIAIEMQVEFTRSKITNISNSIIEAEGYLLTLTRQVAHINSLLMQKQSQRESERAALSSFHEKLRHMIVSLVKQTEENAQVKVST; encoded by the coding sequence ATGAGCTTTCAGAAGACCCCGGGCTCGTTTATACCTGTTGACAACACATGGACGATTACCGAAGAGGTAAAACAGAAGAGTAGGCAGTATTTTAAGTCTATTGATGTTCAAAATTCGGGATTCATTGACTCGAATACTGCCAAATATTTCTTCTCTTTGTCAGGACTTACTAATGCAGAGATTACTAAGATATGGTCTATAGCTCACATTTCGAAGGATCAGAAGTTAGATTTTTGCAAATTTCAAGTCACCATGGCACTGGTGCTTGCAAAGCTGTCTGGAAAAGAAATtcccgaccaactgcccgcaccaTTACTAGAATCAATTAATACGAATAATGGTTCTAGTTTTATAGGTACTTTACCCCTGAGCAACTCCACTGAGTTTGCTGAGGGTGATTCTTCAAGGAACACCCTTCTTCAAGATGTGCCACCAATCTCTTCTGGTCCGGATACAAATGCGACCGGAACGACAAACAGAATAAGTGGTGCAAGCGAAAATGTCAACGACGTCGCAAAGCAGTTGGGTAACGTCAATATATCACCTCAAATGAATAATATATCTGGGTTCAACGACCCTTCTTCGTTCGCTGGATTCAGCCAACCACAGCCTGCTTCAGGGCAAAATTTTCCAGAAAAACTATCGTCATCTGTTCCTACAGCAGTCGATCATTCTGCGCATGAGAATGCGGGCAAAGATGCGtcagaaaatttgatttttgcacatacTACCGATCCGAAAAAGCACGTACATTCCTCTGATAACACCTTGCTGACAACGGCCGCCCATGTGCCGCCTTCAAGACAACAGATAGATGAAGGCCCTTCTCGCAATCTCCAGCCTTTAGACACGTTGCCCAATGCAGATAGCTACACAATCACGCCAGAACAACTCATCATCTACGACTGGTATTTCAAACGTCTAGATGAAAGAAACATGGGACTCGTACCCAAGGAGGCAGTCCGggtattttccagtcgtctaggtctaCCTGATTCCATTTTCGCCAGCGTGTGGGCCATAGCTAGCGTCAACCGTGATGTTCAATTCTCCAatagagaatttttcattgtttttttgcATTTAGTCAATCTTTGGCGAAGAGGGTACAAATTACCGACTCAATTACCTCAGCAACTGGCTAACACCCTGGTTATGCCTAATGTAAACCTGTACTCTTCCCGGCATGCTAAACCATTCGATCTCAATTATCAGAAGAGCAACTTCGAAGCAGACGCTCTGGAAGCGCAGAAACATGACGCCAAAATCAACAGTTTAACTCATGAAAAAGACGCTCTTATGCAAGAAATACGTCAACAATCGACAACAAACGCCTTTAAGATTCAAAAACTTGATCAAATAGATCAAAAGAATTATAATCTAAAACAAAATGCTATTGCCATTGAAATGCAAGTCGAATTCACAAGAAGCAAAATCACGAATATATCCAACTCAATCATCGAAGCAGAAGGCTACCTTTTGACTTTGACTCGCCAAGTAGCCCATATAAACTCTTTGTTGATGCAAAAACAATCTCAAAGGGAGAGCGAACGCGCTGCGCTCTCGAGCTTTCATGAAAAACTTCGCCACATGATTGTGTCTCTTGTCAAGCAGACCGAAGAAAATGCTCAGGTGAAAGTCAGCACCTAA
- the LOC126320580 gene encoding uncharacterized protein LOC126320580 yields the protein MDEEIQGYDEDLGRCISQLKENLERAEKTAPEKRNNIIRALERTLEDSRVTYGALNVAIRELDKTKQSTWLQASHNHKKALDDITVRVKKLRNEQERRDNSLKETDRTAEEILVEAASIQKESLQSVERSKGILKETIQTGTATATQLAEDREKLEAAGEDIQEIRSDLDMAQAQMRALIRKFAMDKCTRALCVILLLAILAILIVYIVKSKS from the exons ATGGATGAAGAAATACAGGGATACGATGAAGACCTTGGCcgctgtatttctcagttgaaagaAAATTTAGAAAGAGCTGAAAAAACAGCACCAGAGAAACGTAACAAT ATTATCAGAGCCCTCGAAAGAACTTTAGAAGATAGCAGAGTAACTTATGGAGCCTTGAATGTCGCAATTCGAGAATTGGATAAAACAAAACAGAGCACATGGCTCCAA GCCAGCCACAACCACAAAAAGGCGCTTGATGACATCACTGTGCGAGTCAAGAAGCTGAGAAATGAGCAAGAGCGTCGGGATAATAGTCTGA AGGAGACCGACCGTACTGCGGAAGAGATACTTGTCGAAGCGGCCAGCATTCAAAAAGAATCTCTCCAGAGTGTCGAGCGGTCTAAAGGAATATTAAAAGAGACCATACAAACCGGCACTGCAACTGCAACGCAGCTAGCAGAGGACAGGGAGAAGCTAGAGGCAGCCGGGGAGGATATACAAGAGATCAGAAGTGATTTGGACATGGCACAAGCACAAATGCGGGCGTTAATAAGAAAGTTCGCTATGGATAAATGCACGCG GGCTTTATGCGTCATTTTACTATTAGCTATTCTGGCAATTTTGATAGTCTATATCGTCAAGTCAAAAAGTTAG
- the LOC126320578 gene encoding uncharacterized protein LOC126320578: MDDEIVTGELLSMFPSRLMLDHSPDELSTRSPSASSKEYLLSHSLEEQLNIFVHCHPILPVKAEQVVFSPPRIGIDNSQSASCTEKLNEDMDFFDPTQIEDHNVYTLWENGSFISTQSSGSDPLMGEIVHMVERMELDEKKEDSNHMPYIT, from the exons ATGGATGATGAGATTGTTACTGGAGAGCTTTTATCAATGTTCCCATCAAGGCTTATGTTAGATCATTCCCCAGATGAACTGTCTACCAGATCACCTTCTGCCTCGAGTAAAGAATATTTGTTATCCCACTCCCTTGAGGAACAGCTGAACATTTTTGTGCACTGCCACCCTATTTTGCCAGTTAAAGCAGAGCAGGTGGTATTTAGCCCTCCTCGCATTGGAATTGATAATTCACAATCAGCCTCGTGCACCGAAAAACTTAACGAGGACATGGATTTCTTTGACCCTACTCAAATCGAGGACCACAATGTATATACACTTTGGGAGAATGGCTCATTCATATCTACTCA GTCATCTGGTAGCGATCCACTAATGGGTGAAATCGTTCATATGGTGGAAAGAATGGAGTTAGACGAGAAAAAAGAAGACTCTAATCATATGCCATATATTACCTGA